One genomic region from Ornithinimicrobium flavum encodes:
- a CDS encoding aldo/keto reductase encodes MHLPAFLPSDRPFLPINLGGNPFGWTADRDATYAVLDRFLEGGGSFVDTADAYSCWVDGHEGGESERLIGDWMRERDNRDDVVVATKVCRKPGREGLAHDNVVAALDESLERLGTDRIDLYYAHYDDEDVPVAEQVATFSSLVASGKVRAVGLSNFSPERMREWFGTARERGLAVPQAIQPRYTLVSREVYERDYAPIAAEFGAAVFSYPALASGFLTGKYRTEADFEGAARGSAARRYAEAGGLAVVDALVQVGERHGAEPATVALAWLLAKGVTAPIASVSRPEQLDAILAAPALRLSPQDVAELDEASAGF; translated from the coding sequence ATGCATCTCCCCGCCTTCCTACCCTCCGACCGCCCCTTCCTGCCGATCAACCTGGGCGGCAACCCCTTCGGCTGGACGGCCGACCGGGACGCGACCTACGCCGTCCTCGACCGGTTTCTCGAGGGCGGCGGCAGCTTCGTCGATACGGCCGACGCCTACTCCTGCTGGGTCGACGGGCACGAGGGGGGCGAGTCCGAGCGGCTGATCGGCGACTGGATGCGCGAGCGGGACAACCGCGACGACGTGGTGGTCGCCACCAAGGTCTGTCGGAAGCCGGGTCGGGAGGGGCTAGCGCACGACAACGTCGTCGCGGCGCTCGACGAGTCCCTCGAGCGGCTGGGCACCGACCGGATCGACCTCTACTACGCGCACTACGACGACGAGGACGTCCCGGTCGCCGAGCAGGTCGCCACCTTCTCCTCGCTCGTGGCGTCCGGGAAGGTCCGGGCCGTCGGGCTCTCCAACTTCTCGCCGGAGCGGATGCGGGAGTGGTTCGGGACCGCCCGGGAGCGGGGTCTGGCTGTGCCGCAGGCGATCCAGCCCCGTTACACCCTGGTCTCCCGCGAGGTCTACGAGCGCGACTACGCCCCGATCGCCGCGGAGTTCGGGGCGGCGGTCTTCTCCTACCCGGCGCTGGCGTCCGGGTTCCTCACGGGCAAGTACCGCACCGAGGCGGACTTCGAGGGCGCGGCCCGCGGCTCCGCCGCCCGCAGGTATGCCGAGGCCGGCGGCCTCGCGGTCGTCGACGCCCTGGTGCAGGTCGGGGAGCGCCACGGTGCCGAACCGGCGACGGTGGCGCTGGCCTGGCTGCTGGCCAAGGGGGTCACCGCACCGATCGCCTCGGTGTCCCGGCCCGAACAGCTGGACGCCATCCTGGCGGCGCCCGCGTTGAGGCTCTCGCCCCAGGACGTCGCGGAGCTCGACGAGGCCTCGGCGGGGTTCTAG
- a CDS encoding zinc-binding dehydrogenase produces the protein MRAVVWEGPDVPMQVEEIPDPRPGPGEVLVRVAATGVCHTDLHVMKGEVAFPGPGVLGHEISGHVEALGEGVDGFAVGDRVVGAFIMPCGTCSQCRDGRDDMCETFFAENRLRGNLFDGTSRLTRADGSRLSMYSMAGLAELAVVPVTALAALPESLPLEESAVLGCAAFTAYGALARAQHDIRGRAVAVVAVGGVGSAIVQLARHLGASPVIAVDVDDDKLAAVRDLGADVVVNSRTTDAREAVLEATGGAGAELVLEVLGRPETVELGFSLLREGGQLVVVGIAAGAATAAIPITPMVRRGMTITGSFGARTRRDLPEVVRLAAEGAFDVRRTVTRRFALDEAPQAYDLLDAGRIQGRAVVVMDRPNP, from the coding sequence ATGCGAGCCGTGGTGTGGGAAGGTCCGGACGTCCCGATGCAGGTCGAGGAGATCCCCGATCCCCGTCCGGGGCCGGGGGAGGTGCTCGTCCGGGTCGCCGCCACGGGCGTGTGCCACACCGACCTGCACGTGATGAAGGGTGAGGTCGCCTTCCCGGGGCCGGGCGTCCTGGGGCACGAGATCTCCGGCCACGTCGAGGCCCTGGGGGAGGGCGTGGACGGCTTCGCGGTGGGGGACCGGGTGGTGGGGGCGTTCATCATGCCCTGCGGGACGTGCTCGCAGTGCCGGGACGGGCGCGACGACATGTGCGAGACCTTCTTCGCCGAGAACCGGCTCAGGGGCAACCTCTTCGACGGCACCTCGCGCCTGACCCGGGCCGACGGCTCGCGCCTGTCGATGTACTCCATGGCCGGGCTGGCCGAGCTCGCCGTCGTCCCGGTCACGGCGCTCGCCGCGCTCCCGGAGTCGCTGCCGCTGGAGGAGTCGGCCGTCCTGGGGTGCGCCGCCTTCACCGCCTACGGCGCGCTCGCCCGGGCCCAGCACGACATCCGCGGCCGGGCCGTGGCCGTGGTCGCGGTCGGCGGCGTCGGCTCGGCGATCGTGCAGCTCGCCCGGCACCTGGGGGCCTCGCCGGTCATCGCCGTCGACGTCGACGACGACAAGCTCGCGGCCGTGCGTGACCTGGGCGCCGACGTCGTCGTCAACTCCCGCACCACCGACGCCCGCGAGGCGGTGCTCGAGGCCACCGGGGGCGCGGGGGCCGAGCTGGTCCTCGAGGTGCTGGGCCGCCCGGAGACGGTGGAGCTGGGCTTCTCGCTGCTCCGGGAGGGTGGCCAGCTCGTCGTCGTCGGCATCGCCGCCGGGGCGGCGACGGCCGCGATCCCGATCACGCCGATGGTCCGCCGGGGTATGACGATCACCGGCAGCTTCGGCGCCCGGACCCGCCGCGACCTCCCCGAGGTGGTGCGGCTGGCGGCCGAGGGGGCGTTCGACGTGCGCCGCACGGTGACCCGCCGGTTCGCCCTGGACGAGGCACCGCAGGCCTACGACCTGCTCGACGCCGGGCGGATCCAGGGCCGGGCCGTCGTGGTCATGGACCGCCCGAACCCCTAG
- a CDS encoding carbohydrate ABC transporter permease, with protein MGAATTAPPATTAGPLPVPPPPRRGRGRGRLARLDVTVSPYLYIAPFFLLFLVTGLFPLVYTGWVALHDWDLIMGKGEFVGMANYLDVLTGRGFWRALANTVSIFVLSSVPQIAAALLIATLLDRNLRARTFWRMGVLLPYVVAPVAVALIFNNLFADRFGLVNLLLETAGMEPVRWHSDRLASHIAIATMVNFRWTGYNALILLAAMQAIPRDLYEQAAIDGANAWRQFWSVTVPMLRPTLIFVVITSTIGGLQIFDEPKMYDQFGRGGADQQWQTLTIYLYELGWTRADFGAASAVAVLLFGIIVAFGLVNFLLTRRIAHEDGGRR; from the coding sequence GTGGGAGCCGCCACCACGGCCCCTCCGGCCACCACCGCAGGGCCGCTCCCGGTCCCGCCCCCGCCCCGGCGGGGGCGGGGGCGAGGGCGGCTGGCCCGGCTGGACGTCACCGTCTCGCCCTACCTCTATATCGCGCCCTTCTTCCTGCTCTTCCTCGTCACCGGCCTCTTCCCCCTGGTCTACACCGGCTGGGTCGCGCTGCACGACTGGGACCTCATCATGGGCAAGGGCGAGTTCGTGGGTATGGCGAACTACCTCGACGTGCTCACCGGACGGGGTTTCTGGCGCGCGCTGGCCAACACCGTCAGCATCTTCGTGCTGTCCTCGGTGCCGCAGATCGCGGCCGCCCTGCTCATCGCGACCCTGCTGGACCGCAACCTGCGGGCGAGGACCTTCTGGCGCATGGGCGTCCTGCTGCCCTACGTCGTCGCGCCCGTGGCCGTCGCCCTCATCTTCAACAACCTCTTCGCCGACCGCTTCGGCCTGGTCAACCTTCTCCTGGAGACCGCCGGTATGGAGCCCGTCCGCTGGCACTCCGACCGGCTGGCCAGCCACATCGCCATCGCCACCATGGTCAACTTCCGCTGGACCGGCTACAACGCGCTGATCCTGCTGGCCGCGATGCAGGCCATCCCGCGCGACCTCTACGAGCAGGCGGCCATCGACGGGGCCAACGCCTGGCGGCAGTTCTGGTCGGTGACCGTGCCGATGCTGCGGCCCACGTTGATCTTCGTCGTCATCACCTCCACCATCGGCGGGCTGCAGATCTTCGACGAGCCGAAGATGTACGACCAGTTCGGCCGCGGAGGTGCGGACCAGCAGTGGCAGACGCTGACGATCTACCTCTACGAGCTGGGCTGGACCCGGGCCGACTTCGGTGCGGCCTCGGCGGTGGCGGTGCTGCTCTTCGGCATCATCGTCGCCTTCGGCCTGGTCAACTTCCTGCTCACCCGACGGATCGCGCACGAGGACGGAGGACGTCGATGA
- a CDS encoding thiamine pyrophosphate-dependent enzyme, whose product MSELLDLLSAQLLSRELDHAARELQRRGEGFYTIGSAGHEANAAVAMALRPTDPALLHYRSGGFYCARAAQVDGVDPVADVLHSLMTSVDDPISGGRHKVFGSRALAIVPQTSTIASHLPRAVGLAFALERARRIGVRTAYPGDAVVVTSLGDASVNHSTAQGALNAAGWLTHQRIPLPLLVAVEDNGLGISVRTPPGWLAATLAGQPGLTYLTADGADPAALLGTASEAADLVRRQRRPVVLHLRTVRLMGHAGSDVEMAYRTAAEIQADEARDPVEATARALLATGALDAAALADLRSRTRERVRGTLEELLPARRLSTAAEVMRPLLEHRPDRVREEAVVAADPERRAAVFAGQLPEHAGPLTLAESLTAALTDLLAVRAETLVLGEDVAVKGGVYGVTRGLLARFDARRVLDTLLDEQTILGTALGAALAGLLPVAEIQYLAYLHNAEDQLRGEGATLSFFSDGQYRNGMIVRIPGLAYQRGFGGHFHNDNSLAVLRDVPGLVLAVPSSAAEAPGLVRALAGLARAEGRVCVLLEPIALYHRRDEDLTAPYAAPADWDGRTPALGECALHRGGASGGTTAGPHTLVVTFGNGVSMTRAALRRPELASLAGRVDVLDLRWIAPLPEADLVRHAAAYPRVVVVDETRRSGGVSEGVVSVLVDAGYPGRISRVTSEDSVIPLGPGAAAVLLSEDRIAAALEEEQPA is encoded by the coding sequence GTGAGCGAGCTGCTCGACCTGCTCTCGGCCCAGCTGCTCTCCCGCGAGCTCGACCACGCCGCCCGGGAGCTGCAGCGCCGGGGGGAGGGCTTCTACACGATCGGGTCGGCGGGGCACGAGGCCAACGCCGCGGTGGCCATGGCGCTCCGGCCCACCGACCCGGCGCTCCTGCACTACCGCTCCGGGGGCTTCTACTGCGCCCGGGCCGCCCAGGTGGACGGTGTGGACCCCGTCGCGGACGTCCTGCACAGCCTGATGACCTCGGTCGACGACCCCATCTCCGGTGGTCGGCACAAGGTCTTCGGGTCCCGTGCGCTGGCGATCGTGCCGCAGACCTCGACCATCGCCTCCCACCTGCCCCGGGCCGTGGGGCTGGCCTTCGCCCTGGAGCGGGCCCGCAGGATCGGGGTGCGGACCGCATACCCGGGCGACGCCGTCGTCGTCACCAGCCTGGGGGACGCCTCCGTCAACCACTCCACGGCGCAGGGGGCCCTCAACGCCGCCGGGTGGTTGACCCACCAGCGGATCCCGCTGCCGCTGCTGGTGGCCGTCGAGGACAACGGTCTCGGCATCAGCGTGCGGACCCCGCCGGGCTGGCTCGCCGCGACCCTGGCCGGGCAGCCGGGACTCACCTACCTGACCGCCGACGGCGCGGACCCGGCGGCGTTGCTGGGCACCGCCTCCGAGGCGGCCGACCTGGTGCGCCGGCAGCGCCGGCCGGTCGTGCTGCACCTGCGCACCGTGCGTCTGATGGGGCACGCGGGCAGCGACGTCGAGATGGCCTACCGCACCGCGGCCGAGATCCAGGCCGACGAGGCGCGCGACCCGGTGGAGGCCACCGCCCGGGCGCTGCTGGCCACCGGCGCCCTCGACGCGGCCGCGCTCGCCGACCTACGGTCCCGGACCCGCGAGCGGGTGCGGGGGACCCTGGAGGAGCTGCTGCCTGCCCGGCGGCTGAGCACGGCCGCCGAGGTCATGCGGCCGCTGCTCGAGCACCGGCCGGACCGGGTGCGCGAGGAGGCCGTCGTCGCCGCCGACCCCGAGCGGCGCGCGGCCGTCTTCGCCGGTCAGCTGCCCGAGCACGCCGGGCCGCTCACCCTCGCCGAGTCGCTCACCGCAGCACTGACCGACCTCCTGGCGGTCCGTGCGGAGACCCTCGTGCTGGGGGAGGACGTGGCCGTCAAGGGCGGGGTCTACGGCGTGACGCGCGGGCTCCTCGCCCGCTTCGACGCGCGCCGGGTCCTCGACACGCTGCTGGACGAGCAGACGATCCTCGGCACCGCTCTCGGCGCCGCGCTCGCGGGGCTGCTGCCGGTCGCCGAGATCCAGTACCTCGCCTACCTCCACAACGCCGAGGACCAGCTGCGCGGGGAGGGGGCGACGCTCAGCTTCTTCTCCGACGGGCAGTACCGCAACGGGATGATCGTGCGGATCCCCGGCCTGGCCTACCAGCGAGGTTTCGGCGGTCACTTCCACAACGACAACTCCCTCGCCGTGCTGCGCGACGTGCCGGGTCTGGTCCTGGCGGTGCCCTCGTCGGCGGCCGAGGCCCCCGGGCTGGTGCGCGCGCTCGCCGGGCTGGCGCGTGCCGAGGGCCGGGTGTGCGTGCTCCTCGAGCCGATCGCGCTCTACCACCGGCGCGACGAGGACCTGACCGCCCCGTATGCCGCGCCGGCGGACTGGGACGGCCGGACGCCGGCGCTCGGGGAGTGCGCGCTGCACCGGGGCGGGGCCTCGGGTGGGACCACGGCCGGCCCGCACACCCTCGTCGTGACCTTCGGCAACGGGGTGTCGATGACCCGGGCGGCGCTGCGCCGGCCGGAGCTCGCCTCCCTGGCCGGTCGGGTGGACGTGCTGGACCTGCGCTGGATCGCCCCGCTGCCGGAGGCGGACCTCGTGCGGCACGCGGCGGCATACCCCAGGGTCGTCGTCGTCGACGAGACGCGCCGCAGCGGCGGGGTCTCCGAGGGGGTGGTCAGCGTGCTGGTGGACGCTGGGTACCCTGGGCGGATCAGCCGGGTGACCAGCGAGGACAGCGTGATCCCGCTCGGCCCGGGGGCGGCGGCGGTGCTCCTGTCGGAGGACCGGATCGCCGCGGCGCTCGAGGAGGAGCAACCAGCATGA
- a CDS encoding aldehyde dehydrogenase family protein, translating to MSPSLPSAESLRERAEQAARACGVDLAGHTGEHQGRSPVNGAVVSELAWASPPDVREAVAAAQEAFLGWRAVPAPVRGALVRRWAELLTSHKADLATLVSIEAGKVTSEALGEVQEMIDICEFAVGLSRQLYGRTMASERPGHRLMETWHPLGVVGVISAFNFPVAVWSWNTAVALVCGDPVVWKPSERTPLCALAADALLQRAIAETDHPAALSQVLLGGPDVGEALVADRVVALLSATGSTRMGRTVGPVVAERFGRSLLELGGNNAAVVTPSADLDLTTRGIVFSAAGTAGQRCTTMRRVIAHTSVVDEVTERVAAAYRSLPVGDPMSDGTLVGPLLDRRSYDAFRAAIEAAVAAGGELVAGGERELADDAEDAFYVRPAVLRMPGQSEVVHTETFAPILYVLAYEELAEAIAMNNAVPQGLSSSIFTQDQAEAEVFCSAEGSDCGIVNVNIGTSGAEIGGAFGGEKETGGGRESGSDAWRAYMRRATNTVNFSGELPLAQGVTFDI from the coding sequence ATGAGCCCCTCCCTGCCCTCCGCCGAGTCCCTCCGTGAGCGCGCCGAGCAGGCGGCCCGGGCGTGCGGTGTCGACCTGGCCGGCCACACCGGGGAGCACCAGGGTCGGTCGCCGGTCAACGGTGCGGTCGTCTCCGAGCTGGCGTGGGCCAGCCCGCCGGACGTGCGCGAGGCGGTCGCGGCGGCGCAGGAGGCCTTCCTCGGCTGGCGGGCCGTGCCGGCGCCCGTGCGGGGAGCGCTCGTGCGTCGCTGGGCCGAGCTGCTCACATCGCACAAGGCGGACCTCGCGACGCTCGTCAGCATCGAGGCGGGCAAGGTCACCTCCGAGGCGCTGGGGGAGGTGCAGGAGATGATCGACATCTGCGAGTTCGCGGTGGGCCTGTCCCGTCAGCTGTACGGCCGCACCATGGCCTCGGAGCGACCGGGGCACCGGCTCATGGAGACCTGGCACCCGCTGGGCGTCGTCGGCGTCATCTCGGCCTTCAACTTCCCCGTCGCCGTCTGGTCCTGGAACACCGCCGTCGCCCTCGTCTGCGGGGACCCCGTCGTGTGGAAGCCCTCCGAGCGCACCCCCCTGTGCGCCCTGGCCGCCGACGCCCTGCTGCAGCGGGCGATCGCCGAGACCGACCACCCCGCGGCGCTCTCCCAGGTCCTCCTCGGAGGCCCGGACGTGGGGGAGGCCCTCGTCGCCGACCGCGTCGTGGCGCTGCTCAGCGCGACCGGCTCGACCCGGATGGGACGCACCGTCGGCCCCGTCGTCGCCGAGCGCTTCGGCCGCAGCCTGCTCGAGCTCGGCGGCAACAACGCCGCGGTCGTGACGCCCAGCGCAGACCTCGACCTCACCACCCGCGGCATCGTCTTCTCCGCGGCCGGGACGGCCGGGCAGCGGTGCACGACGATGCGCCGCGTCATCGCCCACACCTCGGTGGTCGACGAGGTCACCGAGCGGGTCGCGGCGGCATACCGCAGCCTGCCCGTCGGCGACCCGATGTCCGACGGGACCCTGGTTGGCCCGCTGCTGGACCGCCGCTCCTACGACGCCTTCCGGGCGGCGATCGAGGCCGCCGTCGCCGCGGGCGGGGAGCTCGTCGCCGGAGGTGAGCGAGAGCTGGCTGACGACGCCGAGGACGCCTTCTACGTGCGGCCGGCCGTCCTGCGGATGCCCGGGCAGAGCGAGGTCGTCCACACCGAGACCTTCGCCCCGATCCTCTACGTCCTGGCCTACGAGGAGCTGGCCGAGGCGATCGCGATGAACAACGCTGTGCCCCAAGGGCTCTCGTCCAGCATCTTCACCCAGGACCAGGCCGAGGCGGAGGTCTTCTGCTCGGCCGAGGGCTCGGACTGCGGGATCGTCAACGTCAACATCGGTACCTCAGGCGCCGAGATCGGCGGGGCCTTCGGCGGCGAGAAGGAGACCGGCGGCGGGCGCGAGTCCGGCTCGGACGCCTGGCGGGCCTACATGCGCCGGGCGACCAACACGGTGAACTTCTCCGGCGAGCTGCCGCTGGCGCAGGGCGTGACCTTCGACATCTGA
- a CDS encoding MYXO-CTERM sorting domain-containing protein: MDRSSDPSPFAWIFGGALALVGVGAALSARRRQREARREQVWAPPARAPRPRETAEVDDVLGAHPS, translated from the coding sequence ATGGACCGCTCCTCGGACCCCTCGCCCTTCGCCTGGATCTTCGGTGGTGCCCTCGCTCTCGTGGGGGTGGGAGCGGCCCTGTCCGCCCGCCGCCGGCAACGGGAGGCCCGCCGCGAGCAGGTGTGGGCCCCTCCTGCGCGCGCGCCGCGGCCGCGGGAGACCGCCGAGGTGGACGACGTCCTGGGCGCGCACCCGAGCTGA
- a CDS encoding DUF429 domain-containing protein codes for MAAVPRRYVGVVGPGAAAPQLVEQAVEVGRLLAQHDLVVVTGGLGGVMAGAAAGAAEVGGVSLGLLPGDDRSSANPHLTLTVPTGLGEMRNALLVRSCDALVAVGSSWGTLSEVALAARTGVPVVLLGGLQLFDEVPGEEPGVRPPVRAASPQEAVAHVLRLLGRADEGVDGLPDGMVLGVDRQAGAWVGALLPTSGVGTIELVSAPDLATLVDRASSRETVRLVAVDIPVGLPDTGVRQADVLVRRRLGARGSSVFPTPVRDALAAGTYAEARAVSLARTGGRSLAAQSYALRAAILDVDGYLQGGEAEAAARPPVVEVHPELCFAVMAGAPLATRKKTPEGVADRVGLLTAQGIRLPAGVDLGRAGVDDVLDAAAAAWSAARVLRGRAERIPAVPERFSDGLDAAMWV; via the coding sequence GTGGCTGCCGTGCCGCGTCGCTACGTGGGGGTCGTGGGGCCGGGTGCCGCGGCGCCGCAGCTGGTCGAGCAGGCGGTCGAGGTCGGACGGCTGCTCGCGCAGCACGATCTCGTCGTGGTCACGGGAGGGCTCGGCGGGGTGATGGCCGGGGCCGCGGCGGGGGCGGCGGAGGTCGGGGGCGTCAGCCTGGGTCTGCTGCCGGGGGACGACCGGTCGTCGGCGAACCCTCACCTCACGCTCACCGTCCCGACCGGTCTGGGGGAGATGCGCAACGCCCTGCTGGTGCGCAGCTGCGACGCCCTCGTCGCGGTCGGGAGCAGCTGGGGCACGCTGAGCGAGGTCGCGCTGGCCGCGCGCACGGGGGTCCCGGTCGTGCTCCTGGGTGGCCTCCAGCTCTTCGACGAGGTGCCGGGGGAGGAGCCGGGGGTGCGGCCGCCGGTGCGCGCGGCCTCGCCGCAGGAGGCGGTGGCGCACGTGCTGCGGTTGCTCGGGAGGGCCGACGAGGGTGTCGACGGGTTGCCCGACGGGATGGTGCTCGGGGTCGACCGGCAGGCCGGCGCCTGGGTCGGGGCGCTGCTGCCGACGAGCGGCGTCGGCACCATCGAGCTGGTCAGCGCGCCCGACCTGGCCACCCTGGTCGACCGGGCCTCCTCGCGGGAGACGGTGCGCCTGGTCGCGGTCGACATCCCGGTCGGCCTGCCCGACACGGGGGTACGGCAGGCGGACGTGCTGGTCCGGCGGCGACTGGGTGCCCGCGGGAGCTCGGTCTTCCCGACCCCCGTCCGCGACGCGCTCGCCGCCGGGACGTATGCGGAGGCGCGGGCCGTGAGCCTGGCCCGGACCGGTGGCCGCAGCCTGGCGGCGCAGAGCTACGCCCTGCGGGCCGCGATCCTCGACGTGGACGGCTACCTGCAGGGTGGGGAGGCCGAGGCCGCCGCCCGACCGCCCGTCGTGGAGGTGCACCCCGAGCTGTGCTTCGCGGTCATGGCGGGGGCGCCGCTGGCCACGCGGAAGAAGACCCCGGAGGGGGTCGCGGACCGGGTCGGCCTGCTCACCGCCCAGGGGATCCGGCTGCCCGCGGGCGTGGATCTGGGGCGGGCCGGCGTGGACGACGTCCTGGACGCCGCAGCCGCCGCCTGGAGCGCCGCGCGCGTCCTGCGCGGGCGGGCCGAGCGGATCCCGGCCGTGCCCGAGCGCTTCTCGGACGGGCTCGACGCGGCGATGTGGGTCTGA
- a CDS encoding NAD(P)/FAD-dependent oxidoreductase, translated as MNDLPDHADVVVIGGGVIGLSTADWLLAQDEDLSVLLLDRGPLGAGSTCKAAGGVREQFSDAVNIALAQRSMTVFEGFEEQFGVDIDLHQVGYLFLLDDPDDVADFERAVALQNSLGVASRMVEPAEAQRLSPLISTDGLLAAAWSPRDGHCTPEAVVQGYAASARRRGARLVSGCAVTGAEVEDGQIRAVLTERGRVVTERVVCAAGAWSGQVAAWFGVDLPVEPLRRQILTTGPVPGRRDDTPMTIDFSSSFYFHNEGEGLLVGMSDREETPGFRLARDDRWLTGLSAAVQRRAPALADVEVRSGWAGLYEMTPDHNGLIGVAAGVPGLAYATGFSGHGFLLGPAVGEVVAALVRGEQPPVDVSALDVSRFDTDAPPPVREKHIV; from the coding sequence ATGAACGACCTGCCCGACCACGCGGACGTCGTCGTCATCGGGGGCGGGGTCATCGGGCTGTCGACCGCCGACTGGCTGCTGGCGCAGGACGAGGACCTGTCCGTCCTGCTGCTCGACCGGGGGCCGTTGGGGGCCGGCTCGACGTGCAAGGCGGCCGGCGGGGTGCGGGAGCAGTTCAGCGACGCCGTCAACATCGCGCTGGCCCAGCGCTCGATGACGGTCTTCGAGGGGTTCGAGGAGCAGTTCGGCGTGGACATCGACCTGCACCAGGTCGGGTACCTCTTCCTCCTGGACGACCCCGACGACGTCGCCGACTTCGAGCGCGCCGTCGCCCTGCAGAACTCCCTCGGCGTCGCCTCCCGCATGGTGGAGCCCGCCGAGGCCCAGCGGCTCTCGCCGCTCATCAGCACCGACGGGCTGCTCGCGGCGGCGTGGAGCCCCCGCGACGGCCACTGCACCCCCGAGGCGGTGGTGCAGGGGTATGCCGCCTCGGCCCGCCGCCGGGGGGCGCGCCTGGTGAGCGGCTGCGCGGTGACCGGCGCCGAGGTCGAGGACGGGCAGATCCGGGCGGTGCTGACCGAGCGGGGGAGGGTCGTGACCGAGCGGGTGGTGTGTGCCGCGGGGGCCTGGTCGGGTCAGGTGGCGGCGTGGTTCGGCGTCGACCTACCCGTCGAGCCGCTGCGCCGGCAGATCCTCACCACCGGGCCGGTGCCGGGGCGACGGGACGACACCCCGATGACGATCGACTTCTCGAGCTCGTTCTACTTCCACAACGAGGGGGAGGGGCTGCTCGTGGGAATGTCGGACCGGGAGGAGACCCCGGGCTTCCGGCTCGCCCGCGACGACCGCTGGCTGACCGGGCTGTCCGCCGCGGTGCAGCGGCGGGCCCCGGCGCTGGCCGATGTCGAGGTCCGGTCCGGCTGGGCGGGGCTCTACGAGATGACGCCGGACCACAACGGCCTGATCGGCGTGGCGGCCGGGGTACCCGGTCTGGCCTACGCCACCGGGTTCTCCGGGCACGGCTTCCTGCTCGGACCGGCCGTCGGCGAGGTGGTGGCCGCCCTCGTCCGCGGCGAGCAGCCCCCGGTGGACGTCTCGGCCCTCGACGTCTCCCGCTTCGACACCGACGCCCCGCCCCCCGTGCGCGAGAAGCACATCGTCTGA
- a CDS encoding carbohydrate ABC transporter permease: protein MRRPGWIVYGLLAAVVLGSMFPLWWSVVVASHDSTVLARDRFPLLPGGNFFRNAATVLDTVPFWRATLNSIIVSTTVSASVVFFSTLAGYAFAKLRFRGSGPLLVFVIATMAVPTQLGVVPLYQVMARLGWTGELTAVIVPGLVTAFGVFWMTSTLAQAVPGELIEAARVDGASMFRTFWHVGLPAARPAASMLFLFTFVATWTNFFWPFIVLGPSNPTLPVALQQLQAAHFVDYSLVLAGAVLATIPLLVLFVAAGRQLVSGIMQGAVKQ from the coding sequence ATGAGGCGCCCCGGATGGATCGTCTACGGCCTGCTCGCCGCCGTCGTGCTGGGCAGCATGTTCCCGCTGTGGTGGTCGGTCGTCGTGGCCAGCCACGACTCGACGGTGCTGGCGCGCGACCGCTTCCCCCTGCTGCCCGGCGGCAACTTCTTCCGCAACGCGGCCACCGTGCTGGACACGGTGCCCTTCTGGAGGGCGACGCTGAACTCGATCATCGTCTCCACGACGGTCTCCGCCTCGGTGGTCTTCTTCTCGACCCTGGCCGGCTACGCGTTCGCCAAGCTGCGCTTCCGCGGGTCGGGTCCCCTGCTCGTCTTCGTCATCGCGACGATGGCGGTGCCGACCCAGCTCGGAGTCGTCCCGCTCTACCAGGTCATGGCCCGGCTGGGCTGGACCGGTGAGCTCACCGCGGTCATCGTGCCGGGGCTGGTCACCGCCTTCGGGGTGTTCTGGATGACCAGTACCCTCGCGCAGGCGGTGCCCGGGGAGCTCATCGAGGCCGCCCGGGTCGACGGCGCCAGCATGTTCCGCACCTTCTGGCACGTCGGCCTCCCGGCCGCCCGGCCGGCCGCCTCGATGCTCTTCCTGTTCACCTTCGTGGCCACCTGGACCAACTTCTTCTGGCCCTTCATCGTGCTGGGCCCGTCCAACCCGACCCTGCCGGTGGCGCTGCAGCAGCTGCAGGCCGCCCACTTCGTGGACTACTCCCTGGTCCTGGCCGGCGCCGTGCTGGCCACGATCCCCCTTCTCGTGCTGTTCGTCGCCGCCGGTCGCCAGCTGGTGTCCGGCATCATGCAAGGAGCCGTCAAGCAATGA